From a single Anomaloglossus baeobatrachus isolate aAnoBae1 chromosome 8, aAnoBae1.hap1, whole genome shotgun sequence genomic region:
- the ANGPTL3 gene encoding angiopoietin-related protein 3 isoform X2 has protein sequence MKVLILLLLPLVFSASIEKHEDGQFDSLPAEPKSRFAMLDDVRILANGLLQLGHGLKDFVHKTKGQINEIFQKLNLFDKSFYDLSEQTNEIREKEEELKEKTSKLQENNEELKNLSSKIYSQIEHLLQDKVQLQAKIGRLEEKLNQITEGHQEFQDHKELASLKQYVEQQDMNIRRLLKVVADQNVQLDYQNGQIKDLEDKISNSSVGDTKKGSPRSYKLHDPRSFNSSSNSTNQMLDPNVSDLPRDCNDLHSQGGRRSGVYTIRPNNSAEFGVYCDFTADAAWTVIQRRTDGSVDFNQTWEDYTRGFGDLRGEFWLGLQKIFSISQQADYILHIELQDWKNNNRFVEYLFSLGNEDTSYSLQLTQVLGNVPGALPEYTPMPFSTSDHQSQHLNCPAELSSGGWWKASCGGTNLNAKYRPRVKGERRRGQGLSWKPEKGRMYSLRSTKIMLYRTEMENFD, from the exons ATGAaagtcctcatcctcctcctcttgcCTCTGGTCTTCTCCGCGTCCATCGAGAAACATGAGGACGGCCAGTTCGACTCGTTACCCGCAGAACCTAAATCTCGCTTCGCCATGTTGGACGACGTGAGGATCTTGGCCAACGGCCTCCTGCAGCTCGGCCACGGCCTGAAGGATTTCGTCCACAAGACCAAGGGGCAGATCAACGAGATCTTTCAGAAGCTCAACCTTTTCGACAAATCCTTTTACGACCTCTCGGAACAGACCAACGAGATCCGGGAGAAGGAAGAGGAGCTCAAGGAGAAGACGTCCAAGTTGCAAGAAAACAACGAGGAGCTGAAAAACCTGTCGAGTAAAATCTACTCCCAGATCGAGCATCTCCTGCAGGACAAGGTCCAACTTCAGGCCAAGATCGGGCGCCTTGAGGAGAAGCTGAATCAGATCACCGAGGGCCACCAAGAGTTCCAGGACCACAAAGAATTGGCCTCATTGAAG cAATACGTGGAGCAGCAAGACATGAACATACGCCGCCTCCTGAAGGTGGTCGCAGATCAGAACGTGCAGCTCGATTACCAGAATGGCCAAATTAAGGACCTTGAAGACAAG ATCAGCAATTCCAGCGTCGGGGACACTAAGAAGGGTTCACCCAGAAGCTACAAGCTCCATGACCCCCGATCCTTCAATTCAAGCTCAAACTCAACCAATCAGATGCTGGATCCCAATG TTTCAGATCTTCCGCGAGACTGCAATGATCTTCACAGCCAGGGCGGGCGGCGGAGCGGCGTCTACACCATAAGACCCAACAACAGCGCAGAGTTTGGCGTCTACTGTGACTTCACCGCAG ATGCGGCATGGACGGTTATTCAGAGAAGGACAGATGGATCCGTGGACTTTAACCAGACCTGGGAAGATTACACCAGAGGCTTCGGTGACCTCAGGG GTGAATTCTGGCTCGGCCTCCAGAAGATCTTCTCTATATCCCAGCAAGCGGATTACATCCTGCACATAGAGCTGCAGGACTGGAAGAACAACAATCGCTTTGTGGAGTATTTATTCTCCCTGGGGAATGAAGACACGAGCTACAGCCTGCAGCTGACCCAGGTCCTGGGGAACGTGCCCGGCGCTTTGCCCGAATACACTCCGATGCCCTTCTCTACCAGCGACCATCAATCCCAACACCTCAACTGTCCTGCAGAATTGTCATCAG GCGGCTGGTGGAAAGCGTCCTGCGGAGGAACCAACCTCAACGCAAAGTACAGACCAAGGGTGAAAGGAGAGAGACGGCGAGGACAAGGCTTGTCCTGGAAACCAGAGAAGGGGAGAATGTACTCTCTCAGGTCCACCAAGATCATGCTCTACCGCACAGAGATGGAAAACTTTGATTAG
- the ANGPTL3 gene encoding angiopoietin-related protein 3 isoform X1, producing the protein MKVLILLLLPLVFSASIEKHEDGQFDSLPAEPKSRFAMLDDVRILANGLLQLGHGLKDFVHKTKGQINEIFQKLNLFDKSFYDLSEQTNEIREKEEELKEKTSKLQENNEELKNLSSKIYSQIEHLLQDKVQLQAKIGRLEEKLNQITEGHQEFQDHKELASLKQYVEQQDMNIRRLLKVVADQNVQLDYQNGQIKDLEDKISNSSVGDTKKGSPRSYKLHDPRSFNSSSNSTNQMLDPNAVSDLPRDCNDLHSQGGRRSGVYTIRPNNSAEFGVYCDFTADAAWTVIQRRTDGSVDFNQTWEDYTRGFGDLRGEFWLGLQKIFSISQQADYILHIELQDWKNNNRFVEYLFSLGNEDTSYSLQLTQVLGNVPGALPEYTPMPFSTSDHQSQHLNCPAELSSGGWWKASCGGTNLNAKYRPRVKGERRRGQGLSWKPEKGRMYSLRSTKIMLYRTEMENFD; encoded by the exons ATGAaagtcctcatcctcctcctcttgcCTCTGGTCTTCTCCGCGTCCATCGAGAAACATGAGGACGGCCAGTTCGACTCGTTACCCGCAGAACCTAAATCTCGCTTCGCCATGTTGGACGACGTGAGGATCTTGGCCAACGGCCTCCTGCAGCTCGGCCACGGCCTGAAGGATTTCGTCCACAAGACCAAGGGGCAGATCAACGAGATCTTTCAGAAGCTCAACCTTTTCGACAAATCCTTTTACGACCTCTCGGAACAGACCAACGAGATCCGGGAGAAGGAAGAGGAGCTCAAGGAGAAGACGTCCAAGTTGCAAGAAAACAACGAGGAGCTGAAAAACCTGTCGAGTAAAATCTACTCCCAGATCGAGCATCTCCTGCAGGACAAGGTCCAACTTCAGGCCAAGATCGGGCGCCTTGAGGAGAAGCTGAATCAGATCACCGAGGGCCACCAAGAGTTCCAGGACCACAAAGAATTGGCCTCATTGAAG cAATACGTGGAGCAGCAAGACATGAACATACGCCGCCTCCTGAAGGTGGTCGCAGATCAGAACGTGCAGCTCGATTACCAGAATGGCCAAATTAAGGACCTTGAAGACAAG ATCAGCAATTCCAGCGTCGGGGACACTAAGAAGGGTTCACCCAGAAGCTACAAGCTCCATGACCCCCGATCCTTCAATTCAAGCTCAAACTCAACCAATCAGATGCTGGATCCCAATG CAGTTTCAGATCTTCCGCGAGACTGCAATGATCTTCACAGCCAGGGCGGGCGGCGGAGCGGCGTCTACACCATAAGACCCAACAACAGCGCAGAGTTTGGCGTCTACTGTGACTTCACCGCAG ATGCGGCATGGACGGTTATTCAGAGAAGGACAGATGGATCCGTGGACTTTAACCAGACCTGGGAAGATTACACCAGAGGCTTCGGTGACCTCAGGG GTGAATTCTGGCTCGGCCTCCAGAAGATCTTCTCTATATCCCAGCAAGCGGATTACATCCTGCACATAGAGCTGCAGGACTGGAAGAACAACAATCGCTTTGTGGAGTATTTATTCTCCCTGGGGAATGAAGACACGAGCTACAGCCTGCAGCTGACCCAGGTCCTGGGGAACGTGCCCGGCGCTTTGCCCGAATACACTCCGATGCCCTTCTCTACCAGCGACCATCAATCCCAACACCTCAACTGTCCTGCAGAATTGTCATCAG GCGGCTGGTGGAAAGCGTCCTGCGGAGGAACCAACCTCAACGCAAAGTACAGACCAAGGGTGAAAGGAGAGAGACGGCGAGGACAAGGCTTGTCCTGGAAACCAGAGAAGGGGAGAATGTACTCTCTCAGGTCCACCAAGATCATGCTCTACCGCACAGAGATGGAAAACTTTGATTAG